The segment ATCCTTAACGTGTCGGAGATGCTCAAAATGACCGGGTATTCCCAGCTCCCTGTGATGGAGGGGGAGATCCCAGTCGGTAGCATATCCGAAAGGGACATATTCGATGCCATGAGGCAGAGCCATTCCGCGGATCAGATGAAGACCACTAGCATCTCCAAGATCATGAAGGAATCCTACCCCATAGTTTCTGATAACGCTCCCATGTCGTCGGTTACCATGCTCATGACCGACAGCAACGCTGTTCTCGTCGCCAAAAAAGGGAAGATCGTAGGCATCATAACCAACGCCGACATGCTGAAGCTGATCTGACTCGGTCAATCCATTTTCCTGGCCGCACGATTGGTTATCTCGTAGCGATCGAAATCGTCGGCCAGAATCGTTTCGGAGAAGACCGCCTTGGCTTCCTCCAAGAGAGAATCCCTGCAGTCGTCATAGCGATTGCTTATGTGGGTAAGGAAAAGATAGCGCACGCCAGCTTCCTTGGCGGTGGCCGCCGCCTGCAGCGCGGTGGAATGGAAATGGCTGTCAGCCAAAGACGTTTCGGACGACATATACGTAGATTCGTGGATCAGGGCGTCGACGTCACCTATGGCATCCGCTATCGCCGAAGTTGATCTGGTGTCTCCAGTGTACGCGACGCGGATCCCTCTTCTGATGGGACCGACCACCTGCTCCGGAAGAATCCCTTTGACGGTTTCGCCCCTCTTCAGGCGGGCCATGTCCGGTCCGTCTTTGATGCCCAACGAAAGGGCCTTCCCTCTGTCGAGTTTACCGGGAGAATCAGGCTCGGACACGATGAATCCGACAGATGGCAATCCATGGTCCGTCCCGAAAACAGATACCTTCATCTTGCATACGGAAAACTCGTTTCCATGGTCGGCCTCGACGACCTCCACAGGATACTCGGTCTCGCCTTCGGTGGCATCCATGATGGCTTTCAGAGGCGCTGCGAACCCTTTCGGGCCGCATATCATCAGAGGGTCCTTCCTTCCAAGAAGCCCCATGGTCTGGAGGAGCCCGGGAAGGCCGAGGATGTGGTCGCCGTGGACGTGGGTTATCAGAACCGCGCGTATCTTCATGAACGAGAACGGCGAAATCATCAGCTGGCGCTGGGAACCTTCCCCGCAATCCATGAGGATGATGTCAGATCCGCTGCGGAGGGCGATGCAGGATGTGGACCTATTTCTGGAGGGGAGACTGGCTCCCGTGCCAAGGAACAGTATCTCCATCCTAGCACCGCCAAAAAGGGAATCAATAGACCTGATCCAACGATCTGTCGGTCTTGGTCTCTTTCTTGAATTCTTTATAGTGCTCTTTGCAAAGGTGTATCTGCCTCGCGCTGGGGTCTTTGAGATCAAGAGAGGATTTGGACACCTGTTTGATGTTGAAA is part of the Candidatus Methanomethylophilaceae archaeon genome and harbors:
- a CDS encoding CBS domain-containing protein gives rise to the protein MRKNLDVTQMRLSELSGVSQSTIAKIEQGKISASYATVVKLFETLDEIRESGRKDPTAIEVASKGVMSVQSTESILNVSEMLKMTGYSQLPVMEGEIPVGSISERDIFDAMRQSHSADQMKTTSISKIMKESYPIVSDNAPMSSVTMLMTDSNAVLVAKKGKIVGIITNADMLKLI
- the rnz gene encoding ribonuclease Z, which encodes MEILFLGTGASLPSRNRSTSCIALRSGSDIILMDCGEGSQRQLMISPFSFMKIRAVLITHVHGDHILGLPGLLQTMGLLGRKDPLMICGPKGFAAPLKAIMDATEGETEYPVEVVEADHGNEFSVCKMKVSVFGTDHGLPSVGFIVSEPDSPGKLDRGKALSLGIKDGPDMARLKRGETVKGILPEQVVGPIRRGIRVAYTGDTRSTSAIADAIGDVDALIHESTYMSSETSLADSHFHSTALQAAATAKEAGVRYLFLTHISNRYDDCRDSLLEEAKAVFSETILADDFDRYEITNRAARKMD